The segment ATAAAACCTGCAAAACTTTTTTCCTGTCACTGGCCGGTGAGAGAGTTCGTAATGTTACGATGGATCTCAACCGCCTCCATGAAATGTATGTTCCCCCATAGATCCACATAGATTTCCAATGTCTTACCAGTCATAGTGAATATTCATAAATAACCTTTTATTTCTTAATGCAGGTACAAGCTGCCCTCCTTCAAGAGCAATGACGTGCGGAAGGCAGTGGAGGCGGCTGATTGAACACTGCCAGCAGACCAACAGCAGGCAGTGAAAGAGTACCTCGCTCATGGTGCTGGTGGGGTCCAGCAAAGAATGCTGCAGCCACATTTTGTTGCTGAAACAGCTCTGCTGGACTCCTTGGCGGGGTAGGTAATTTCATCCAGTGGTTCAACATGATTACGTTTTCCTTATgttgtaatttttaatttataaactgTTTTTTCCTTCCTTTTGCAGTTACATCAGCCGACGATACTCCTGGAACCAGCACCGAGAACAGAGTGTTCTCTGCGTTTCTCTACCAGTTTCCGGTGTCACTGGACGGCCAGCCACCCAGCAAAAAACGGCGGGTGGATCAAGGTTTCCCAGCTGACCGTGTCTTTAATGACAAGTGGCGGAGCATCCAGTATTCGAAGAGAAACTAATACCTGTTGTCTAAGTAACACAAGCTAATtacatctgaccatagaagccagtctcTTTTAAAGGTCCAGCCGTGTCTGATAACTGattatgctggagtttgttttgtTAACCCTCCCGAACAATGTGGTGATGTAGGTACTGTTTTAAGATTGATTACGATTGTTATATGACTGACCTTGAGACTCTTTCTGACCCTCCAGCCGTGGTCCTTGCAGAGTCtttaagtcaagtcacctttatttacacAGGGTTTTTAACaatgcagattgtgtcaaagcacttTACTGACACTCTGTCCTCCAATTTGATACTGTTATGTATAATGATAAGATTAAACACtccattttcagttaaaggcattTCATTATTGAATTCAGAGATGTCATTGTCTAGTTCAGTTTAGTTTAAATAGTATCTGTGAAATATCTGTAAAtctcactaattccattcaagaagtgaaacttgtacaATGTATAgtttcattccacacagactgaccTATTGctgttgtttatttcttttcattttgatgattataactaacaactaatgaaaaccccaaattcagtttctcagaaaattagaatattgtgagaatgttcagtattgaagacacctggtgccacactctaatcagttaattaactcaaaacaccgaCAAAGGCCATTAagtggtctctcagtctagttctgtaggccacacaatcatggggaagactgctgatttgacagttgtccaaaagaccaCCATtaacaccttgcacaaggagggcaagacacaaaaggtcattgcaaaagaggctggctgttcacagagctctgtgtccaagcacattaatagagaggtgaagggaaggaaaagatagaacgtagaaaaaagtgtacaagcaatagggattaccgcaccctggagagaaatGTGAAAccaaacccattcaaaaatgtgattGACAACGAGTGGACttcagctggagtcagtgcttctagaaccactacacacagacgtatgcaagacaggGTTTCAgttgtcgcattccttgtgtcaagccactcttgaacagcAGACAGAGTCAGAAGCGTCGctcctgggctaaagacaaaacgGACAATtatgctgctgagtggtccaagttatgttctctgatgaaagtaaattttgcatttcctttggaaatcagggtcccagagtctggaggaagagaggagaggcacagaatccacgttgcttgaggtccagtgtaaagtttccacagtcagtgatggtttggggtgccttgtcatctgctggtgttggtccactgtgttttctgaggtccaaggtcaaagcagctgtataccaggacattttagagcacttcatgcttcctgctgctgaccaactttatggagatgcagatttcattttccaacaggactcggcacctgcacacagtgccaaagctaccagcacctggtttaaggaccatggtatccctgttcttaattggccagcaaactcgcctgaccttaaccccatagaaaatctatggtgtattgtgaagaggaagatgcgaaaTGCCAGGCCCAACAATGTAGAAgtgctgaaggccactatcagagaaacctgggctctcataacacctgagcaatgcgacagactgatcgactctataccacgccgcattgctgcagcaattcaggcaaaaggagcccaaACTAAGTTTTGattgctgtacatgctcatacttttcatgttcatacttttcagtctgccaagatttctaaaaatccttttttttttgtattggtcataagtaatattctaattttctcaAATACTGGATTGGgcttttcattagttgtcagttataatcatcaaaattaaaagaaataaacacttgaaatatatcagtctgtgtggaatgaatgtatacattatacaagtttcacttcttaaatggaattagtgaaataaaacaacttttttgaagatattctaattatatgaccagcacctttAGATTAATGTATGTTTTTCTCCGTTTGCAGAAGCACTGCATGTGTGTGATGTGACCATGTGAATACTCACATTCAGTtgttaaagctgtttttttttttttttttttttgcgtgtatAAAATGAATACTTGGAAAACCAATGTAGGTATTTTTAATGGATCACAGTGTAGTGAATTTAGCTCAAAaggaaaatgtatataaacaattactataaattacaattatttatatcagccaCCGGTAGTAACTGTTGCGGGATTATCTCCCCATCGACACATAACTAGTCTAAACGAACACATACACATGCAAATCACACATACATGGTACCTAGGAACGGTGAGAGGTGATGGCTAGAAACAGACAAGGAAAGAGGTATGAGGCCGAGTTGAGCATCTcaaagaaccatcagtttctatCTCACAGCACAGTATAGCTTACACAAAACCTGTTTAGGGGAAGGAACGATACTTGCATTTGACTTTGCTGTTAAACAAGAGTCTCGTGAAGCCTCTGAGGTAGTtctggatggttccatttgatggccaAAATTGCAATTTCTTGAAACTCCGAGGTCTTGACTCTGTTGTGGTTAGGAGAGTCCTCTCTCCTGAGTAAGCAGTTCTGAAGGACTGCAGACGACAATTCAGAGATGGGGGTACATGGACGTCCACGAGTAAAGAGAGAGAAGTGTCTAATCATTGACATTTTCATGATGATGAGTTCCAGGGTTGAGTGCAACGAAATCCAGCGGTATCAGTCTGACTCTGTGTAGTTGAGAGCCATCTTCCCTGGTTGGGGAGACCGCACACGGCTCTATATGTTGAGGCCCGCTCTGGCTCTGGGTTGTGTGAGTTCAGCAATCAAGATTTTTCAGAAGACAGGACGGAACTATGGAGGAGCCCTTTAAAGTCTAGGAAGAGTCATGCACAATGAGAAGGGCTAAATTTAAAAGCAGGAGGATGGAAATAATGGTTTTTATGGGTTTTATGAGCATTTGTATTGGACCATTTGTCTTTCGAGTGGTTGTGGCATTTTATATTCGGATTAAAGTATGAACACACATGGCATTCTATGAGGAGGTGGCATACACCAAAGTGTGCATCATTAAATGCATTAGTTTGATAGGAGACACATAGTTATACGTTGGGTTACATTGACTAGTACTTCACATATTAAGCATgcatacaacaacaacaacaacaacaacaaaataaaattcaaGAGACATTATACAAGACAGTTATAGTACACACCTTAAAGAAAATTTGTGTCCATTCAAAGAAGTTTTTCTATGAATTAGGTACGAGTCCATTTCTATGAGCATAAAGTCTTTCCTATAGGAAAGGAGTAGGAAAGGTTTTTCTGCCTGCATTCCTTTGGATAGTAAAACTAGTGTCATCAGATGGTTGCCCTGGCGACTGAGCTCCTTTTGGATGTTATgcagcgttccaggcaacccgttactcatgtttttccaaccttctacgcATAAAAGTGCACCCGCAGTCAAACCCTTGACTTCCCATCCGCGAAACCACCATGTCAGCCCCTAcgatgcggtgtttatgcaagtggtacacagtgaaaaaattgaataataatgtaataataataaatgcccaggcagtttggggtgacttgacttgcctggaacgctacaaagtcgtgagtcgtgatttgaagtcgtgatttacgagctcaaaaacctgcctggaacgcagcattaggccgtgttcacacttggcgtctttttcacaagaaaaagttgactagggtgttttttagtaaaaaaaaaagctggcaacgttctgttacaaaaagcagccgagtgcgtcttctgttgctataacaacagctgcaacagtagctagtgctgtgtggtgaagaaatgtcgagaaagagcctctttgtgatgtatattaggatagagttgtttactcatatcatacaactccttgtgctccgacactagtacgataagtttatctaccggcaacttctccgtttttttcttgttgtttttgttgttatggaaacgataggtcccgctactcgcttgtcattggtcagctgtcaaaaaagagCTTGACGTAGGGCGCTTTcttcaaaaaagttcaacttttttcaacttaaaaagacgctctgagctgcaaaaaaagacgccggcggaggcgtttaaaaaaagcgctagggcttttttgaaaagacggtttactccataggattagaatgtaaaacagaggctggcagtttgaaaaaagacgccaagtgtgaactcGGCCTTAGTCGCTTTCAAGGGTTGTTTCCAGAATTCCAACATATAGCTGGCTtgttgtttttaaagattatttgttaCATGTAATAAATAACTGTCTGATTGGTCCAAACACTACAACAGCcacataatttaattttaatttaatcagAAAAATAATCATAACACAACTTCACATGTTTTTGTatattgctaaataaataaaaaatataaagttttGTTTCAAGCCTATGTATTTTGCACAATAGGTGAAATTATTATCAGAAACAGCTATgcaatgattgtttttttttttttagggatgtcACCATCCCGCACACAATTTAATTGTCAAAAGGTCAGTTGGATGGAGACAGCCAATTTCACAGTTTTTTATGCATATTCTCATTGTCAATAACAAAACATTGCAAgaaactggatggaaacttgcCTATTGGGCGACAAAGTTGTTGTCAGCTTAGTGTTAGCAGTAGTGTGTGACCCACTGTTGCGGATCATTTACATTGTGTCATGTAGTGTGAACAGCACAATGACCTAAAGACAGACAGTAAGTCCTCTCCACTATgggcaagaccaaagagctgtctaaggaCACTATGGACAATCAATGATCCTGAGAAAGGTGAAGGATCACCCTAGAACTAAACGGGAGGACCTGGTCAATGACCTGAAAAGAGGTGGGACCACGGTCTCAGTGGTTACCattagtaacacactacaccaTCATGGATTAAAATCCTGCAGTGTGCGCAAGATCCCCCTACTCAAGTCAgcacatgtccaggcccgtctgaagtttgccaaagacCATCTGGTTGAGCCAGAGGAGACATGGGAGAAGGTCAtgcggtcagatgagaccaaaaggAAGAAAAAGGATGAGTAcaatcccaagaacaccatcccaactGTAAAGCATGGGCAtggaaacatgctttgggggTGGTCTTCTGCAAAGGGGACAGGACGACCGCACAATATTGAGGGGAGGATAGATGGGGCCATGTATCACAAGATTTTGGGCaacaacctccttccctcagtaagAGCCTGTTGCCCAGCTACAGTCCCAAAACCGAAAAAAGATCAGGAGAAGACCAGTATGGAGAAGTGGGCCAAAATCCCAGCTGCAGTATGTGCAAACCTGGTCAAGAACTACAgaaaatgtctgacctctgtaattgtaaaCCAAATATTTAGTTCTATTTTTCTAGTGTATCAAAGACTTGTTTCatgcaataaaatttaaattatttaaaaatcataaaatatggctggattttttttctttgattctgtctctcacagttgaggtACACCTACGATGAAAATCACAATTTCACCATTCTTTATAAGTGAGAAAACTTAAATCAGCAGTGTATGAAATACTTATTTGCCCCATTTTACTCGTTGAAATTCATGCCAGACTTGTTAGCCCACCTTTTCTTGGCACAAGTGGACAGTTTAGTAAGAAGGAACTTGTACGTACACACAACATAACTCACTTgagaatttatatttaatatttgtcaaGGTTTCAGTCAATAATTTCAGCCTTCAAAATTATTTGTGCTATTGCAGTCAAAATTTCTGCAGAgctatttgaaactatttacgtACAAGAACAGAAATGCGGTCTGGTACAtactaatatatacatataaaattgCTCCTTCTAAACTTTTCAATgtctttcaggtttctctgattgtGAAACTTAGGTTGCAGAAGGTCTGTCTCCAGTGTGAAGCCTCATGTGAGCAGTAAGGTTTCCTTTaagtgtaaaactctttccacatgaaaggcaggtaaaaggtttttcttcgctgtgaactctcatgtgagccCGAAGGTTTCCTCTAAATCTGAAAGTCTTTCCACAATAAGGGCAGATATAatccttctctccagtatgaattctcatgtgtagaTTTAGGTTTGTCTTGTTTGAGCAAGTCTTTCCACAGTGACTGCAcatgaacggcttctctccagtgtgagatgTTACATGATTTTTAAGGTGATCACTGTCTGagaaactcattccacactgatggcaTATAAAACTGAGAGAGGGAGCTCTTGAGTGAACCACCATGTGCTTTTTAAGGGTTCCCTTATGACTgaacttcttttcacactgatcgcATGCATATGGCttctcaccagtgtgaatgtTCATGTGATACTCAAGGTTTGGTTTGGTTGTAAAACCTATTCCACAAAGTTTGCAGaggtacggcttctctccagtgtgagttctcatgtgcctgttaatgcttccttgttgactgaaatgttttccacacagAGGGCATTTGTAGGGCTTTTCACCTGTGTGGACGTTCATGTGGCTTTTGAGGGCTGCTTTTTTAGTGAAAGATTTTCCACActcttggcaggtgaaaggcttctctccagtgtgaatcctcatgtggactttaagatttccttgttcactgaaatgttttccacactgttcgcaggagaaaggcttctctccagtgtgaatcctcaagtGGACTATAAGGTTTCcatgttgactgaaactctttccacaatactGGCAGGTGAAATTAGTTTTACTTGAAGTATTTTCTGTCTGAGAGCAACTAATTGATTCTCGTCCAGTTATAAAATACTGATCTTCA is part of the Garra rufa chromosome 1, GarRuf1.0, whole genome shotgun sequence genome and harbors:
- the LOC141339034 gene encoding uncharacterized protein, coding for MAFIKEEDEDIKIEEVFIVKQEDDEEETELMVPRMESEVLDEMQDEDQYFITGRESISCSQTENTSSKTNFTCQYCGKSFSQHGNLIVHLRIHTGEKPFSCEQCGKHFSEQGNLKVHMRIHTGEKPFTCQECGKSFTKKAALKSHMNVHTGEKPYKCPLCGKHFSQQGSINRHMRTHTGEKPYLCKLCGIGFTTKPNLEYHMNIHTGEKPYACDQCEKKFSHKGTLKKHMVVHSRAPSLSFICHQCGMSFSDSDHLKNHVTSHTGEKPFMCSHCGKTCSNKTNLNLHMRIHTGEKDYICPYCGKTFRFRGNLRAHMRVHSEEKPFTCLSCGKSFTLKGNLTAHMRLHTGDRPSAT